A stretch of Desulfobacter hydrogenophilus DNA encodes these proteins:
- the purD gene encoding phosphoribosylamine--glycine ligase yields the protein MKILVVGSGGREHTLVWKIAKSPLVDKIYCAPGNAGTATLAENVNISAEDIDALVTFAEKNQIDLTVVGPEGPLVAGIADIFEQKGLAVFGPSGAAAQLEGSKVFSKNHMLKYAIPCAAGKAFTDPERAKLYAKALGAPCVVKADGLAAGKGVIVCTSLEEANTAIDDMLEGNKFGDAGAVVVVEECLKGEEASFIVFTDGNTVLALPESQDHKRIFDDDKGPNTGGMGAYSPAPVLDHLLRTKAMEEVMIPAVKGMAKEGTPFKGVLYAGLMVDKDNIKVLEFNTRLGDPETQPILMRLKNDIVPLMEACCNGTLHNHTINIDPRAAMCVVIAAGGYPGPYEKGYEITGIDQANRVKDTVVFHAGTAMNNDKVVASGGRVLGVTSLGDTVEDAINTAYEACDKINFKDCFKRTDIGAKALKRMAIPPQVGVIMGSDSDFSVMKSALVMLKKFDIPYYVTVASAHRTPDKAVKLATQAREQGVKVLICGAGHAAHLAGVIAAHTTLPVLGVPIDSSALQGMDALLATVQMPPGIPVSTMAIGKSGAQNAGITAAQIIGVSDPMVAEKLAAFKKEMADKVEQKAASFA from the coding sequence ATGAAAATTCTTGTAGTCGGCAGCGGCGGCCGGGAGCATACCCTGGTTTGGAAAATCGCCAAAAGCCCGCTTGTAGATAAAATATACTGTGCCCCGGGAAATGCCGGCACCGCCACCCTGGCCGAAAATGTAAATATCAGTGCTGAAGATATTGACGCCCTGGTAACTTTTGCGGAAAAAAACCAAATTGATTTGACTGTTGTGGGTCCCGAAGGGCCTCTGGTAGCGGGCATTGCAGATATTTTTGAGCAAAAAGGACTGGCCGTGTTCGGTCCATCCGGCGCCGCAGCACAGCTTGAAGGCTCAAAAGTCTTTTCCAAAAATCATATGCTCAAGTACGCGATCCCGTGTGCGGCAGGCAAAGCCTTTACCGATCCTGAGCGGGCCAAGCTTTATGCAAAAGCGTTGGGTGCACCCTGCGTTGTCAAGGCGGACGGGCTTGCTGCGGGCAAGGGAGTCATTGTCTGTACAAGCCTTGAAGAGGCAAACACCGCCATTGACGACATGCTGGAAGGCAACAAATTCGGTGATGCCGGCGCCGTGGTGGTAGTGGAAGAGTGTCTTAAAGGCGAAGAAGCCTCCTTTATTGTCTTTACAGACGGCAACACGGTGCTTGCTCTGCCTGAATCCCAAGACCACAAACGCATATTTGATGATGACAAAGGTCCCAATACCGGCGGCATGGGCGCATACTCTCCGGCACCTGTTTTAGATCACCTGCTGCGCACAAAGGCCATGGAAGAGGTGATGATCCCGGCGGTGAAAGGTATGGCCAAGGAAGGCACGCCCTTTAAAGGGGTACTCTATGCCGGATTAATGGTAGACAAAGACAACATCAAGGTGTTGGAATTCAACACCCGTCTTGGGGATCCTGAAACCCAACCCATACTTATGCGTCTGAAAAACGACATAGTGCCTTTGATGGAAGCCTGCTGCAACGGCACCCTGCACAACCATACAATTAATATCGATCCACGAGCGGCCATGTGTGTGGTCATTGCTGCCGGGGGATACCCGGGGCCTTACGAGAAGGGCTATGAAATCACAGGGATTGATCAAGCCAACCGCGTCAAAGACACTGTGGTATTCCATGCCGGCACTGCCATGAACAACGACAAAGTAGTGGCATCCGGAGGCCGGGTGCTTGGGGTGACATCCCTGGGTGATACGGTTGAAGACGCCATTAATACGGCCTATGAAGCCTGTGACAAAATCAATTTTAAAGACTGCTTTAAAAGAACGGATATTGGGGCCAAAGCATTAAAGCGCATGGCCATCCCGCCCCAGGTGGGTGTGATTATGGGATCCGACTCTGATTTTTCGGTGATGAAAAGCGCCCTGGTCATGCTCAAAAAATTCGACATCCCCTACTATGTCACTGTGGCCTCTGCCCACAGGACCCCGGACAAGGCCGTGAAGCTGGCAACCCAGGCCCGGGAACAGGGGGTCAAGGTGCTCATTTGCGGCGCAGGGCATGCGGCACATCTAGCCGGTGTCATTGCCGCCCACACCACCCTGCCTGTTTTGGGTGTTCCCATTGACTCCAGTGCCCTTCAAGGCATGGATGCGCTTCTGGCAACGGTGCAGATGCCCCCCGGCATTCCGGTTTCCACCATGGCCATTGGTAAATCCGGGGCCCAGAATGCCGGCATCACAGCGGCCCAGATCATCGGGGTTTCTGATCCGATGGTGGCGGAGAAACTGGCTGCATTTAAAAAGGAAATGGCCGATAAGGTGGAACAAAAAGCGGCATCTTTTGCTTGA
- a CDS encoding phosphotransferase — protein sequence MHELSDFRPGESQSREFTHWLFKQWGIDFHCLRDDCHIQGSPERTIERAVIQDKNGSLFLLEKYTRDKFDHRHTVARAVDFLNQNGLTQALACKPNQSGQSLPFYEDSCFQVSAFLDSTELKRPDYLSSGEMGANFADFLIRLHKASMGIQSIVPGTLFSLPDYISVLMDQVKDNNPGVHAHYLPFVKFLEIRFMPEHDTIPTSFCHGDLHPLNVIWNGNRIKAVIDWEFSGFKPEIFDAANLVGCAGIEDPEGLGMPMVMTFVRELKNANIISPKGWNLFPEYILALRFAWLSEWLRNNDTEMLDLEARYMEILMTHMDELRSIWNKGPTGGQ from the coding sequence TTGCACGAATTATCTGATTTCCGGCCTGGTGAATCTCAGTCCAGGGAGTTCACCCACTGGCTTTTTAAACAATGGGGCATTGATTTTCACTGCCTCCGGGATGATTGCCACATCCAGGGCAGTCCGGAAAGGACCATTGAACGGGCCGTGATCCAGGATAAAAACGGATCGCTCTTTTTGTTGGAGAAATATACCCGGGACAAATTCGACCATCGCCATACCGTTGCCCGGGCCGTGGATTTCCTCAATCAAAACGGGCTGACTCAGGCCTTGGCCTGCAAACCGAACCAATCCGGACAAAGCCTGCCCTTTTACGAGGACAGCTGCTTTCAGGTTTCTGCCTTCCTGGACAGCACAGAACTCAAACGGCCCGATTACCTATCATCCGGGGAGATGGGCGCAAATTTTGCCGATTTTCTAATTCGGCTTCATAAAGCTTCCATGGGTATCCAATCCATTGTTCCCGGGACATTATTTTCCCTGCCGGATTATATTTCCGTTCTGATGGACCAGGTTAAAGACAACAATCCAGGGGTCCATGCCCATTATCTGCCCTTTGTCAAATTTCTTGAAATCCGGTTTATGCCCGAGCACGATACGATTCCGACCTCTTTCTGCCACGGGGACCTTCACCCGCTCAATGTGATCTGGAACGGAAACCGAATCAAAGCGGTAATTGACTGGGAGTTCTCCGGATTCAAGCCCGAAATTTTTGATGCCGCCAACCTGGTGGGCTGCGCTGGCATCGAAGACCCTGAAGGCCTGGGTATGCCCATGGTCATGACCTTTGTCAGGGAGTTAAAAAATGCCAACATCATTTCCCCAAAAGGCTGGAACTTGTTCCCGGAGTATATCTTGGCCCTGCGCTTTGCCTGGCTGTCTGAATGGCTCCGGAATAACGATACCGAGATGCTGGATCTGGAAGCCCGGTATATGGAAATCCTGATGACCCACATGGACGAGTTGAGAAGCATTTGGAACAAGGGGCCGACCGGCGGCCAGTAG
- a CDS encoding D-alanine--D-alanine ligase family protein, giving the protein MKKIRLALLSGGVSTEREVSLNSGNQVFEALDKKKYDIKRYDPKFDLAKLVTDAPDIDAALIILHGPFGEDGTVQGLLDLLNIPYQGAGVLGSAVAMNKLIAKRLYRQAGIPTPDYLSICTHAPVPDPDRLKALGLPLVVKPVCAGSSVGMSIVSDKNDLSQAIDKGFQNDDTLILEQYIKGTELTCGVLGNQDLEALPVIEIVPGDGHEFFDYHAKYVAGATNEICPARIDEHTTRKVQKLAIEAHRALFLKGYSRTDMLLLDGELHVLETNTIPGMTATSLYPQSAAKAGYEFGVLMDKLIELAIEENKRTNLRRAR; this is encoded by the coding sequence ATGAAAAAAATCAGGTTGGCGCTGTTGTCAGGCGGGGTATCCACAGAGCGGGAAGTCTCTTTAAACAGTGGAAATCAGGTGTTTGAGGCCCTTGATAAAAAAAAATACGATATTAAACGGTATGATCCCAAATTTGATCTGGCAAAACTTGTAACAGATGCACCGGATATTGATGCGGCCCTGATTATTCTCCATGGACCCTTTGGGGAAGATGGTACGGTTCAAGGACTTTTAGATCTTTTAAACATTCCTTATCAGGGGGCAGGTGTTTTGGGATCAGCCGTTGCCATGAACAAACTGATTGCCAAAAGACTTTACCGCCAAGCCGGTATCCCAACACCCGACTATTTATCCATTTGCACCCACGCGCCGGTCCCGGATCCTGACAGGTTAAAGGCCCTTGGACTTCCCCTTGTGGTCAAACCGGTCTGCGCCGGTTCTTCGGTGGGCATGAGCATTGTATCGGATAAAAACGATCTGTCACAAGCCATTGACAAAGGGTTTCAAAACGATGACACCTTGATCCTTGAGCAATATATCAAGGGCACGGAACTGACCTGCGGGGTTTTGGGCAACCAGGACCTTGAGGCCCTGCCTGTCATTGAAATAGTCCCTGGTGACGGCCATGAATTTTTTGATTACCATGCCAAATACGTGGCAGGAGCAACCAATGAAATATGCCCGGCGCGCATTGATGAACACACCACAAGGAAGGTACAAAAATTAGCTATTGAAGCCCACAGGGCCCTATTCCTTAAAGGCTATTCCAGAACAGACATGCTGCTTTTGGACGGTGAACTGCATGTCCTTGAAACCAACACCATCCCCGGCATGACAGCCACCAGTCTTTACCCCCAGTCCGCAGCCAAGGCGGGCTATGAATTTGGCGTCCTCATGGACAAACTCATTGAACTTGCCATAGAAGAAAATAAAAGAACGAATTTAAGGAGAGCCCGATGA
- a CDS encoding transposase, translating to MTECTTNHIEFTRCNGRKIQANFKGGEITSDAGVLLLKQADKMIGLTKRISINDSRCKGNIDHKAGDMLRQRIYGLALGYEDLNDHSSLRKDTVIQTAIGSSKDLASSSTLCRFENSADRQLCWEINKAFVEIFHIDR from the coding sequence ATGACTGAATGTACCACGAACCACATAGAATTCACAAGATGTAACGGGCGTAAAATTCAAGCAAATTTTAAGGGCGGAGAAATTACTTCAGATGCCGGTGTTCTGCTTTTGAAGCAAGCAGATAAAATGATCGGATTGACAAAACGTATCTCGATCAACGATTCTCGTTGTAAAGGTAATATTGACCATAAAGCTGGCGATATGCTTCGCCAAAGGATTTATGGACTTGCCCTGGGGTATGAAGATTTGAATGACCATAGTTCTCTGCGTAAAGATACAGTTATCCAGACTGCTATCGGCAGCAGTAAGGATCTGGCCAGTAGTTCCACTTTATGCCGGTTTGAAAACTCGGCAGATCGCCAACTCTGCTGGGAAATCAATAAGGCGTTTGTCGAGATCTTCCATATTGATCGTTGA
- a CDS encoding L-threonylcarbamoyladenylate synthase, translating into MVQNKTIRVDKDHPDPDIINQAAGILKTGGLIIFPAACLYGVAANALSADAVEKVFQLKQRPRKNPILVLIKNTDQLDGLVKTIPDKARILMNQFWPGGLTLIFDVTDSINPKLTAGCRKLGIRLPGHPVAKALVNSVDFPVTGTSANLSGRPGCTKTDMLCPEIIEKVDLVLDAGPVKGGAGSTVVDITCTPPRILRQGATPAKDIYACLKN; encoded by the coding sequence ATGGTCCAAAATAAAACCATCCGGGTGGACAAAGACCACCCGGATCCTGATATCATAAACCAGGCCGCCGGCATTCTTAAAACCGGCGGCCTGATTATTTTTCCGGCTGCCTGCCTTTACGGGGTGGCGGCCAACGCCCTGTCCGCCGATGCCGTTGAAAAGGTATTCCAGCTCAAACAGCGCCCCCGCAAAAATCCGATTCTGGTACTGATAAAAAATACGGACCAGCTTGACGGCCTTGTTAAAACGATTCCGGACAAGGCCCGGATACTCATGAACCAATTCTGGCCCGGCGGCTTGACCCTGATCTTTGATGTGACAGACAGTATTAACCCCAAACTTACCGCGGGATGCAGAAAACTGGGCATCCGCCTGCCCGGACACCCTGTGGCCAAGGCTTTGGTCAACAGTGTTGACTTTCCTGTCACCGGCACCAGCGCCAACCTGTCCGGCCGGCCCGGATGCACCAAAACAGATATGCTATGTCCCGAAATTATAGAAAAAGTCGACCTGGTTCTGGACGCAGGTCCGGTTAAAGGCGGTGCCGGTTCAACGGTTGTTGATATAACCTGCACACCGCCCAGAATCCTGCGCCAGGGAGCGACCCCCGCCAAAGACATTTATGCATGCCTGAAAAATTGA
- a CDS encoding pyridoxamine 5'-phosphate oxidase family protein, with amino-acid sequence MSLKDYFESTAGTGILSTANDRGQVNAAIYSRPHFLDDEVAFIMRDRLSHKNLESNPSAVYLFTEQSPEYQGKRLYMTKVREKKNSPLIESLKRRKRDTDPSEDQFLVYFKIDRERPLIGG; translated from the coding sequence ATGTCATTGAAAGATTATTTTGAATCCACTGCCGGAACAGGTATATTGTCCACCGCCAACGACCGTGGACAGGTTAACGCTGCCATCTACTCACGGCCCCATTTTCTTGATGACGAAGTGGCATTTATTATGCGCGACAGACTGTCCCATAAAAATCTTGAATCCAATCCGTCAGCGGTTTATCTTTTTACAGAACAGTCGCCTGAATACCAGGGTAAACGACTGTATATGACCAAAGTCAGAGAAAAGAAAAATTCACCGCTGATTGAATCTCTCAAACGTAGAAAACGCGATACAGACCCAAGCGAAGATCAGTTTCTTGTGTATTTCAAAATTGACCGGGAGCGCCCTTTAATAGGCGGATAG
- a CDS encoding DnaJ family domain-containing protein, producing MIPGFESIVEERIKAAQKQGRFDKLEGQGKPLVFEDSHVPDELRMAHKILKNSGFLPPEVEIRKQMTHVRELMDQAEQASADQAKLHRKLNYLMAKLDAVRSTGPVSTLARDQYRTSLLRKIK from the coding sequence ATGATTCCCGGATTTGAATCCATAGTTGAAGAACGTATAAAAGCTGCCCAGAAACAGGGCCGGTTTGACAAACTTGAGGGCCAGGGCAAACCTTTAGTATTTGAGGACAGCCATGTCCCCGATGAGCTTCGCATGGCCCATAAGATCCTGAAAAACTCAGGGTTTCTGCCCCCTGAAGTTGAAATCAGAAAGCAGATGACCCATGTACGGGAACTTATGGACCAGGCCGAACAGGCATCTGCGGATCAGGCAAAGCTGCACAGAAAACTAAATTACCTGATGGCCAAGCTTGATGCGGTCCGTTCAACCGGACCCGTTAGTACCCTGGCCCGGGACCAATACAGAACTTCATTATTGAGAAAAATCAAATGA
- a CDS encoding toxin-antitoxin system YwqK family antitoxin, with translation MKKFLVGVLVLFVSATGICDERKILDYSKVLFVDDFLYDKASKQPLNGTYYMYYDSGELESIVSYKNGRLHGPAEQYFPSGYLKGEGKYKDGKTVGDYKFYFESGKLHFNMPYKNGVKHGLQKVYHKNGNLERSFQLVDGKLNGAYKIFYKSGPIHKDMTFEQGKVVSGFIFSEDGKTKRKMTKAHLLKINDGGDIE, from the coding sequence TTGAAAAAGTTTTTAGTTGGGGTTCTTGTGCTATTTGTTTCTGCGACTGGTATTTGTGATGAGCGTAAAATTCTTGATTATAGTAAAGTTTTATTTGTAGATGATTTTTTGTACGATAAGGCTTCAAAACAACCTTTAAATGGTACTTATTACATGTACTATGATTCAGGTGAATTAGAATCCATCGTGTCATATAAAAATGGCAGGCTTCATGGCCCTGCTGAACAGTATTTTCCATCGGGCTATTTAAAAGGTGAAGGAAAATATAAAGATGGGAAGACCGTAGGTGATTATAAATTTTATTTTGAGTCAGGTAAGTTACATTTTAATATGCCATATAAAAATGGCGTAAAACACGGCCTTCAAAAAGTATATCATAAAAATGGTAATTTGGAGCGCAGTTTTCAACTTGTAGATGGCAAGCTAAATGGCGCTTATAAAATATTTTATAAGTCAGGTCCTATTCACAAAGATATGACTTTTGAACAAGGCAAAGTAGTTTCGGGTTTTATTTTTTCAGAAGATGGTAAGACCAAGAGGAAAATGACAAAGGCCCATCTTCTAAAAATAAATGATGGTGGTGATATAGAATAG
- a CDS encoding SHOCT domain-containing protein, with amino-acid sequence MSIRKKDKDGLFKNIFVAYFILLLHVFLLAGIGLTVVLFKGVYHYLPWIMAGIAILVLAIAWFIYVRMRNTSSSLSEVLGTPEFQDRAVEIRLLGGLASFEIKAKEQPLLPSHTSLSPYSDARLIESAGDRAERKMLELNGLYEKDLISKEEFEKARQNIIQG; translated from the coding sequence ATGAGTATACGCAAAAAAGATAAAGACGGATTATTTAAAAATATTTTTGTTGCCTATTTTATACTGCTGCTCCACGTTTTTCTTCTGGCCGGCATCGGCCTTACCGTGGTGCTGTTCAAGGGCGTTTACCACTATCTTCCATGGATCATGGCCGGTATTGCCATCCTGGTGCTCGCCATTGCCTGGTTCATTTACGTTAGAATGAGAAATACCTCTTCTTCTCTAAGCGAGGTGCTGGGCACCCCGGAATTTCAAGACAGGGCTGTTGAGATACGACTACTTGGCGGCCTTGCGTCATTTGAAATTAAAGCCAAAGAGCAGCCCTTGCTGCCGAGCCACACCAGCCTTTCCCCCTATTCAGATGCCCGACTCATCGAAAGTGCGGGTGACAGGGCGGAACGAAAAATGCTGGAACTTAACGGGCTGTATGAAAAGGACCTGATCTCCAAAGAAGAATTCGAAAAAGCCCGTCAGAACATCATCCAGGGCTGA
- the fusA gene encoding elongation factor G: MSKPKNISKIRNIGIMAHIDAGKTTVTERILYYTGRSHKIGEVHDGEATMDWMQDEQDRGITITSAVTYCQWKGASIQIIDTPGHVDFTVEVERALRVLDGAIGVFCAVGGVEPQSETVWRQADRYKVPRMAFINKMDRTGADFFAACDSIKEKLSANPVIIQVPIGAEDRFQGVIDLLTMEQIAWNDESLGAEYTAGPIEDEFRELAEEYRDKLLEAVSELDDAIMEKYLGEEEISVDELRAAIRAATIRRDMVPVLCGSALRNKGVQPLLDAIDYYLPSPKDVPPVKGEHPETNEILEFKPEKNGPLAALIFKVSMIEGRKLSFARIYSGKIASGGDVFNPTLNRKEKLSRILRMHANKRERLDEASAGDIIGIVGLKDSGTGDTLCNPDHPVFLEKMEYALPVISIAIEPKTHADQEKLDDVLAKFMIEDPTLKVSKDEETGQTILSGMGELHLEIIISRMVKEFNTSVNVGKPQVVYREIVTAPATGQAVFEREIQGKSHYANVTVGLNPLGRGQGVAFKSLVPEEKIAPQYIPNIETGIRESLDGGFLKGYPIVDVEIVLADGFSEEGKTSELGFGVCAAMAVKEALKNAKMALLEPIMDVEVFVPDANMGDAIADLNARGGRVESINSKSNIQVIKAVVPLSRMFGYSTALRSATQGRGTFTMQFKSFDTV; this comes from the coding sequence ATGAGCAAGCCAAAAAATATATCAAAGATTAGAAACATCGGGATTATGGCCCACATTGATGCGGGCAAGACCACAGTGACGGAGCGCATTCTTTATTACACGGGAAGGTCCCATAAGATAGGCGAAGTCCATGACGGCGAGGCCACCATGGACTGGATGCAGGATGAGCAGGACCGGGGGATTACCATTACTTCGGCCGTGACCTATTGCCAGTGGAAAGGGGCCAGCATTCAGATTATAGATACCCCGGGCCATGTTGATTTCACCGTGGAGGTGGAACGGGCTTTGCGGGTTCTGGACGGCGCCATTGGTGTGTTTTGCGCCGTGGGCGGGGTGGAACCCCAGTCTGAAACTGTCTGGCGCCAGGCAGACCGGTACAAGGTCCCGAGAATGGCCTTTATCAATAAAATGGATCGCACCGGCGCTGATTTTTTTGCCGCCTGTGATTCCATCAAGGAGAAGCTGTCTGCCAATCCTGTGATAATCCAGGTGCCCATCGGGGCCGAGGACCGTTTCCAGGGCGTTATTGATCTTTTGACCATGGAGCAGATTGCCTGGAATGATGAGAGCCTGGGTGCTGAATACACCGCCGGGCCCATTGAAGATGAGTTCCGGGAACTGGCCGAAGAATATCGGGATAAACTGCTTGAAGCGGTGTCTGAACTTGATGATGCCATCATGGAAAAATACCTGGGTGAAGAAGAGATCTCAGTGGATGAGCTTCGAGCCGCCATTCGGGCCGCCACCATTCGCCGGGACATGGTGCCTGTGCTTTGCGGATCTGCCCTAAGAAATAAAGGGGTCCAGCCGCTTTTAGACGCCATTGACTATTACCTGCCAAGCCCCAAGGACGTTCCCCCGGTCAAAGGTGAGCACCCTGAAACCAATGAGATCCTTGAATTCAAGCCGGAAAAAAACGGCCCTCTGGCGGCCCTTATCTTCAAGGTCTCCATGATTGAGGGCCGCAAACTCTCTTTTGCCCGGATCTATTCAGGAAAGATTGCTTCGGGTGGGGATGTGTTTAACCCTACCCTGAACCGCAAGGAAAAATTGTCCAGAATTTTAAGAATGCACGCCAACAAGCGCGAGCGATTGGATGAGGCCTCCGCCGGCGACATTATCGGTATTGTGGGACTTAAAGACTCCGGTACCGGAGATACCCTTTGTAATCCGGACCATCCCGTGTTTCTGGAAAAAATGGAATATGCACTGCCGGTTATCTCCATTGCCATTGAGCCCAAAACCCATGCAGATCAGGAAAAGCTTGATGATGTGCTGGCAAAATTTATGATTGAGGACCCCACCCTTAAAGTGAGCAAGGATGAGGAGACCGGCCAGACCATTTTGTCGGGCATGGGTGAGCTTCACCTTGAAATTATTATTTCAAGGATGGTCAAAGAGTTCAACACCAGTGTGAATGTGGGCAAACCCCAGGTGGTTTACCGGGAAATCGTTACAGCACCTGCAACCGGTCAGGCCGTATTTGAGCGGGAGATTCAAGGTAAATCCCACTATGCAAACGTTACGGTGGGACTTAATCCTCTGGGCCGGGGTCAGGGGGTTGCCTTTAAGTCTCTTGTACCCGAAGAAAAAATTGCACCCCAGTATATTCCGAATATTGAGACCGGAATCAGGGAGAGTCTGGATGGCGGGTTCCTTAAAGGGTACCCCATCGTGGATGTTGAAATAGTGCTGGCTGACGGATTCAGCGAGGAAGGAAAGACTTCGGAGCTGGGTTTTGGGGTCTGTGCGGCCATGGCCGTAAAAGAGGCGCTAAAAAATGCCAAAATGGCCCTGCTTGAACCCATTATGGATGTGGAAGTGTTTGTACCGGATGCCAATATGGGAGACGCCATTGCAGATCTCAATGCCAGGGGGGGCAGGGTGGAATCCATAAACTCGAAATCCAACATCCAGGTCATTAAAGCCGTGGTTCCTCTGTCAAGAATGTTTGGCTACTCCACAGCCCTCCGTTCGGCCACCCAGGGCCGGGGCACCTTTACCATGCAGTTTAAAAGTTTTGATACCGTGTGA
- a CDS encoding M48 family metallopeptidase, producing the protein MRRFKQAISLIICIVLLFPGSTFAISIPDELKLGKEYLQQLKNKGVILHDPVAQKMIDIVGNAIVKPLPPQPFHFDFFMINDDSFNAFATPAANIFVHRGLIASLDNMDELAGILAHEIGHAVGRHVSQSIDRSKIVATGSLAGMLAGILVGAAAGSSEAGQALTIGSMAAGQSAMLTYTRENETEADQKAVLFLEKTGYSPKGILDSLLKIRQTDYQGIENIPDYFKTHPGTATRVSHLSGILADYKPPVNSPLPPKNFDYNMVKYRVIGLYGDTDTYIPKIEIALQNDPDNVAFHYGLGLLYGRDTRMNEGIEQLNKALAKDPFEPMILLELGRLYIRNTEYTRAITILDSMADDPLLGDWAILNRSVAQIQTGNLPAAQRGLEHVLGNSKPGFEEANYHMAEIMSRQSKQALSNYYLGVYYARIHDERNAARQLERALDTLDDEKMREKVEKELENLKRTGKKSAH; encoded by the coding sequence ATGAGACGATTTAAACAGGCTATAAGCCTCATTATATGCATTGTACTATTATTCCCTGGCAGCACCTTTGCCATCTCCATTCCCGATGAACTCAAGCTTGGCAAAGAATATTTACAACAGCTGAAAAACAAAGGCGTAATTCTTCATGATCCCGTCGCCCAGAAGATGATCGATATTGTGGGTAACGCCATTGTCAAACCATTGCCGCCCCAGCCTTTCCATTTTGATTTTTTCATGATCAATGACGATTCCTTTAATGCCTTTGCCACGCCGGCTGCCAATATTTTTGTGCATCGGGGATTAATTGCATCTCTGGATAATATGGACGAACTTGCAGGCATTCTGGCCCATGAAATCGGCCATGCCGTGGGCAGGCATGTGTCCCAGTCCATTGACCGATCCAAAATAGTGGCGACAGGCAGCTTGGCCGGGATGCTGGCCGGAATCCTGGTGGGTGCCGCAGCCGGCAGTTCAGAAGCGGGCCAGGCCCTGACCATTGGCTCCATGGCTGCCGGACAGTCGGCCATGCTGACTTATACCCGGGAAAATGAAACCGAGGCAGATCAAAAGGCCGTTCTTTTTCTTGAGAAAACAGGATATTCGCCAAAAGGAATACTGGACAGCCTGCTGAAAATCAGGCAGACCGATTACCAAGGAATTGAAAATATTCCCGATTACTTTAAAACCCACCCGGGCACAGCAACCAGGGTATCCCATTTATCCGGCATTCTTGCAGATTACAAACCACCTGTTAACAGCCCCCTACCACCAAAAAATTTTGACTATAATATGGTTAAATACCGGGTGATCGGACTTTACGGAGACACGGACACGTACATCCCAAAAATAGAAATTGCCCTGCAAAACGATCCTGACAATGTGGCCTTTCACTATGGTTTAGGCCTTTTATACGGCCGGGACACACGAATGAATGAAGGAATTGAACAACTCAATAAAGCCCTGGCAAAAGATCCGTTTGAGCCCATGATCCTTTTGGAATTAGGTCGGCTGTACATCCGCAACACTGAATACACTCGTGCCATAACGATTCTGGACAGTATGGCAGATGATCCACTGCTGGGGGATTGGGCCATCCTCAATCGCTCTGTTGCCCAGATCCAAACCGGCAATCTGCCGGCAGCCCAAAGGGGACTTGAACATGTCCTTGGCAACAGCAAACCCGGATTTGAAGAAGCCAACTACCACATGGCCGAAATCATGTCCAGACAATCAAAACAGGCCCTGTCCAACTACTATCTCGGGGTGTATTATGCCCGGATTCATGACGAACGAAATGCGGCCCGCCAGCTTGAGCGTGCCCTTGACACCCTGGATGACGAAAAGATGCGGGAAAAGGTCGAAAAAGAACTGGAAAACCTAAAAAGAACGGGCAAAAAAAGTGCGCATTAG